The following proteins are encoded in a genomic region of Oncorhynchus kisutch isolate 150728-3 linkage group LG6, Okis_V2, whole genome shotgun sequence:
- the styxl1 gene encoding serine/threonine/tyrosine-interacting-like protein 1: protein MAGTTFCEASELYNILNQYTRLSRLAEFNFLCLIDARAKGQYNASHIITARNAKWDSKGKLIMPVGVEVESMRYIVVYDSSTSSLQGSAEAIECAEALTKSSHYPVQILKGGYQRFSAFYPFFRTQKILYTIKELESLRPYPVELLPGQLYMGNYKQAIHPHVLKDLKLSALVNVSEDSCHMFEKGNHTILHINVSDSVEADLYSSFERICVFIASRLNTGSAVLIFSSHGISRCSAAAMAFLLHHLKYTLGASYVYVLYGLLWNV, encoded by the exons ATGGCTGGAACAACCTTTTGTGAGGCGTCTGAGCTTTACAACATTCTCAACCAGTACACTCGGCTGTCCAGACTGGCAGAGTTCAACTTCCTCTGTTTGATTG ATGCTCGTGCTAAAGGACAGTACAATGCCAGCCATATCATTACTGCCAGAAATGCAAAATGG GACTCTAAAGGCAAACTCATTATGCCTGTAGGCGTGGAGGTGGAGAGTATGAGGTATATTGTGGTTTATGACAGCAGCACAAGTTCTTTACAAGGTTCAG ctgAGGCTATTGAGTGCGCTGAGGCCCTGACAAAATCAAGCCACTATCCTGTCCAGATTCTGAAAGGAGGCTATCAGAGGTTCTCAGCCTTTTATCCTTTCTTCAGGACACAGAAAATCCTTTACACCATAAAG GAATTGGAGAGCTTGAGGCCTTATCCAGTGGAGCTCTTGCCAGGTCAACTCTACATGGGCAATTACAAGCAggccatccatccccatgtcctaAAAGATCTGAAACTGAGCGCCCTTGTCAATGTCTCTGAAGACAGTTGTCACAT GTTTGAAAAAGGAAACCACACCATCCTTCACATAAATGTGTCAGATTCAGTGGAGGCTGATCTGTACTCCAGTTTTGAGAGGATTTGTGTTTTTATTG CCTCTCGTCTCAACACTGGATCTGCAGTTTTGATCTTTTCAAGTCATGGAATAAGCCGCTGTAGTGCTGCGGCCATGGCTTTTCTTTTGCACCACTTGAAATATACACTGGGGGCAAGTTATGTTTATGTACTTTACGGTCTTCTTTGGAATGTGTAA